In the genome of Paenibacillus pabuli, one region contains:
- a CDS encoding RrF2 family transcriptional regulator, with the protein MAYSTALSQGISILLYIHALSEENCSNYLSTKLISEQLNIPVPTTVKVIRNLNNAKLTMAKEGAKGGILLAQPLSEITMLDVFLAVEPGKDLFKIHTDVTLQGQDVDDVKQKVVHHLEGAEIAMQNYLKDIRLTDLLHEEKKG; encoded by the coding sequence GTGGCATACTCTACAGCTTTATCACAGGGAATCTCTATTCTGCTCTATATTCACGCTCTATCTGAGGAGAACTGTTCGAATTATTTATCCACCAAATTGATTTCGGAGCAATTAAATATTCCGGTTCCTACGACGGTAAAAGTCATTCGCAACCTGAATAACGCCAAACTGACAATGGCCAAAGAAGGGGCCAAGGGGGGCATATTGCTTGCTCAGCCTTTATCGGAAATCACGATGCTGGATGTATTCCTGGCGGTTGAACCCGGCAAAGACTTGTTTAAAATTCATACCGATGTAACACTCCAGGGACAAGACGTGGATGACGTGAAACAAAAAGTCGTTCATCATCTTGAAGGCGCGGAGATCGCCATGCAGAATTATTTAAAAGACATACGGTTAACCGATCTGTTGCATGAAGAGAAGAAGGGTTAA
- a CDS encoding MBL fold metallo-hydrolase: MPQVITPSLIGDQQHAFLVDCGYAGFIPHIEKALDRHELSLSNLTGLIITHHDLDHVGSLAEIKRTHPHIRIIAHEQEAPYIDGTKTSLRLEQALATLCHLPEKEQPAAKEFICTLKMIEPSPVDQTVHDCELLPWCEGIEIIHTPGHTPGHISIYLPSSRTLIAGDAVVIENNGELRIANPQHTLDLKEAVRSVQRLLGYEVDTLICYHGGHFQGDVRSALQRLLQSYAP, encoded by the coding sequence ATGCCGCAGGTGATTACACCTTCTCTGATTGGTGATCAACAGCATGCCTTTCTGGTAGATTGCGGGTACGCCGGCTTCATTCCACATATTGAAAAAGCATTGGATAGACATGAGTTGTCATTGTCCAATCTGACTGGCCTCATCATTACCCATCATGATCTGGATCATGTAGGCTCTCTCGCAGAGATCAAGCGAACCCATCCCCATATCCGGATTATCGCGCATGAACAGGAAGCTCCATATATTGATGGCACGAAAACCTCATTGCGGCTGGAGCAAGCGCTAGCAACACTTTGCCATTTGCCTGAAAAAGAGCAGCCCGCAGCGAAGGAGTTCATCTGTACATTGAAAATGATTGAGCCAAGTCCGGTTGATCAGACGGTTCATGATTGTGAGCTACTGCCATGGTGTGAAGGCATAGAGATTATACACACACCCGGTCATACACCAGGGCACATATCCATTTATCTTCCCTCCAGCCGCACCCTGATCGCTGGTGATGCAGTGGTCATTGAGAACAATGGCGAGCTCAGAATCGCCAACCCCCAGCACACATTGGACCTCAAGGAAGCGGTTCGCTCTGTACAACGTTTGCTTGGATATGAGGTCGATACGCTCATCTGCTATCATGGGGGTCATTTTCAAGGGGATGTTCGAAGTGCACTTCAGCGTCTACTTCAATCCTATGCCCCGTGA
- a CDS encoding CD3324 family protein, giving the protein MKYKNADYVLPPELVQRIQQYIQGTYLYIPVQEEYKKSWGACSGSRAMLRKRNKAIAEAHHSGISVRLLAQQYYLTERSIRRILLQHKQGQY; this is encoded by the coding sequence ATGAAATACAAAAATGCAGACTATGTACTGCCACCAGAACTGGTGCAGCGCATTCAACAATATATTCAGGGAACCTATTTGTATATCCCGGTCCAGGAAGAATATAAGAAATCATGGGGAGCATGTTCAGGTTCGAGAGCCATGTTGCGAAAACGCAATAAGGCGATTGCTGAGGCTCATCATTCTGGAATTTCTGTTCGTCTTTTGGCACAGCAGTACTACCTGACAGAGCGCAGTATTCGCCGTATCCTCCTCCAACACAAACAGGGACAATATTAA